The sequence GCGGCCCCGGGCGGCCGTCTGTTCCTCCGCCACCAGCACCGCTCCCTCCGCCGCCTCGCCGGCGACGGCCCGCGCCACCAGGTCGTTGTTGGTCGAGCCGGTCCGCCGGGTGACCTCCAGGCCGGTCCACAGCCCGCCCTCGCGCACCAGCCCCCGGCGCAACGCGGCTGCGTTCAGGGGCGGACGGTCGAGGTCGGACCAGCGGCTGCCGTTGTCGTCTGCTGCATCTCGGGGCGTCATGCAAGCCACCCTAGGTGTGGTAAACGACGCAGTGCTGATCGCCGGACCCAGCACTACCCTACGGATGAGTAACCGTCCCCCCTTTTGAGCAGGCAGGGAGCCGTATCCCGATGTCCGAGCCGGAAGAGATCGACATTCACACGACCGCGGGCAAGCTCGCGGATCTGCAGCGCCGTATTCACGAGGCGACGCACGCAGGCTCGGCACGCGCTGTCGAAAAGCAGCACGCCAAGGGCAAGCTGACGGCCCGTGAGCGGATCGAGCTGCTGCTGGACGAGGGCTCCTTCGTGGAGCTGGACGAGTTCGCCCGGCATCGCTCCACCAACTTCGGCCTGGAGAAGAACCGCCCGTACGGCGACGGCGTCGTCACCGGCTACGGCACCGTCGACGGCCGTCCCGTCGCCGTCTTCTCGCAGGACTTCACGGTCTTCGGCGGCGCGCTCGGCGAGGTCTACGGCCAGAAGATCGTCAAGGTCATGGACTTCGCGCTGAAGACCGGCTGCCCGGTCATCGGCATCAACGACTCCGGCGGCGCCCGCATCCAGGAAGGCGTCGCCTCCCTCGGCGCGTACGGCGAGATCTTCCGCCGCAACACCCACGCCTCCGGTGTGATCCCGCAGATCAGCCTGGTCGTCGGCCCGTGCGCGGGCGGCGCGGTCTACTCCCCCGCGATCACCGACTTCACGGTGATGGTCGACCAGACCTCGCACATGTTCATCACCGGCCCGGACGTCATCAAGACGGTCACCGGCGAGGACGTCGGCTTCGAGGAGCTGGGCGGCGCCCGCACCCACAACACCGCCTCCGGCGTGGCCCACCACATGGCCGGCGACGAGAAGGACGCCATCGAGTACGTCAAGCAGCTGCTGTCGTACCTGCCGTCCAACAACCTCTCCGAACCCCCGGTCTTCCCGGAGGAGGCGGACCTCGCCCTCAATGACGAGGACCGCGAGCTGGACACCCTGGTCCCGGACAGCGCGAACCAGCCGTACGACATCCGCACGGTGGTCGAACACGTCCTGGACGACGCCGAGTTCTTCGAGACGCAGGCGCTCTTCGCGCCGAACATGGTCACCGGCCTCGGCCGGGTCGAGGGCCGTCCGGTCGGTGTCGTGGCCAACCAGCCGATGCAGTTCGCCGGCTGCCTGGACATCGACGCGAGCGAGAAGGCCGCCCGCTTCGTGCGCACCTGCGACGCCTTCAACATCCCGGTGCTCACCTTCGTGGACGTGCCCGGGTTCCTCCCCGGCGTCGACCAGGAGCACACCGGCATCATCCGCCGCGGCGCGAAGCTGATCTACGCCTACGCGGAAGCCACCGTCCCCCTGATCACCGTGATCACCCGCAAGGCCTTCGGCGGCGCCTACGACGTCATGGGCTCCAAGCACCTGGGCGCCGACCTCAACCTGGCCTGGCCGACCGCCCAGATCGCCGTCATGGGCGCCCAGGGCGCGGTCAACATCCTGCACCGCCGCACGCTCGCCGAGGCGGAGGCGAATGGAGAGGACGTGGAAGCGGTCCGGGCCCGGCTGATCCAGGAGTACGAGGACACGCTCCTCAACCCCTACGTCGCGGCCGAGCGCGGCTACGTCGACGCGGTGATCATGCCGTCCGACACCCGCGCCCACATCGTCCGCGGCCTGCGTCAGCTGCGCACCAAGCGGGAATCCCTCCCCCCGAAGAAGCACGGCAACATCCCCCTCTAGTCCCCGCCAAGCCATGCTGCCCCTGGGAGCGGTCATGAACATCAAGGTCGTACGAGGCAACCCGACCCCGGAGGAGCTGGCCGCCGCCCTGGCGGTGGTCCGCGTCCGCGCCGCGGCGGCAGCGGCAACGCCGTCCGGCGCGGAAGGCCCGAGGGACGCGTGGTCCGACCCGAACAGGATCGCCTCGGCCCGCGTACCGGTGCCGGGCCCGGCGTCGTGGACCCGCACCTACTGGCCGGGCTGAGGCGGGAAGAACACCGGGCGCCAACTTGAGTAGCCGTACTCAGGCGCGCGCCCCCCGCCCGGCCCCACGCTGAATGTGTGTTGTGGTCGGACCCGGAAGACGAGCCGCCGGAGGACCTGCGCGAAGCGCAGGACATGCTCCGGCGGCTCGGCTTCCTGATGGCCGTGGCCATGATCCTGGCGATGCTGGTCATCGGCCTGAGGTGAGCCGGCAGCACCGCGTGACTAACCTGACGGCATGACTGCTAAGCGCCGCAGGCGCCTCGTGCTCGCCTCCCAGTCCCCCGCCCGCCTGGGCCTGCTCAGGCAGGCCGGCCTCGAGCCCGAGGTGATCGTCAGCGGGGTCGACGAGGACGCCGTCACCGCCCCCACCCCGGCCGAGCTGGCCCTCGCCCTCGCCGAGGCGAAGGCCTCCGTCGTGGCGGCGAGGCCGGAGGTGCAGGGCGCCCTGGTGATCGGCTGCGACTCGGTGCTGGAGCTGGACGGGCAGGCCCTCGGCAAGCCCGCCGACGCCGAGGAGGCGACCGCCCGCTGGAAGGCGATGCGCGGCCGGGCCGGCACGCTCCAGACCGGGCACTGCATCTGGGACACGGAGGCCAAGCGGTACGTCGCCGGGATCGCCTCCACCGTCGTCCACTTCGGCGAGCCCTCGGACGAGGAGATCGCCGCGTACGTGGCCTCGGGCGAACCCCTCTACGTCGCCGGAGCGTTCACCCTGGACGGCCGCTCGGCGCCGTTCATCGAGGGCATCGACGGCGACCACGGCAACGTGATCGGCATCAGCCTGCCCCTGGTGCGCAAACTGCTGGCCGAACTGGGCATCGGCATCACGGAGTTGTGGGCGTCGGCCGGATGACGAGCTGGGCGGGCACGGAGTCCTGCGGCTCGTCGCCGCCGTCCTGCGGCCCGCCCCGCCGCTCCTGCGTACGGGGGGCCGGCACGGCCGCCGCACCCGCAGCCGCGTCCGGCTCGCCGCCGGCCTCCGGTTCCCCGCCCTGGTCCGGCCCGCCGCCGGGGGCGGCCGGCTGCGGGCCGCCGTCACGGTCGTAGGTCATCAGGAGCAGGACGACGAGTCCGAGCACCACCACCATGAACAGGAACGCCGTCCAGCCGACCAGGCCCCAGGCGAACGCGCCCAGCAGGCCGTGGACGACCGCCACGCTGATCAGCAGGACGCGGCCGAAGCCCGCCGGGGCGCGGTCGCGTACCGCGACCAGGACGGCCACCAGGGCGCACAGCGCGAAGTAGAGGCCGAAGACGACGCCGCCGATCTTCGAGGACGTCGCCATCGTGGACGGGTCGAGGCCGGCCAGGGACATGTCCTGCCGGTCGACGACGACGCCGAGGAACCAGTTGAGCGCGGCGATGAAGA comes from Streptomyces sp. FXJ1.172 and encodes:
- a CDS encoding acyl-CoA carboxylase subunit beta; translation: MSEPEEIDIHTTAGKLADLQRRIHEATHAGSARAVEKQHAKGKLTARERIELLLDEGSFVELDEFARHRSTNFGLEKNRPYGDGVVTGYGTVDGRPVAVFSQDFTVFGGALGEVYGQKIVKVMDFALKTGCPVIGINDSGGARIQEGVASLGAYGEIFRRNTHASGVIPQISLVVGPCAGGAVYSPAITDFTVMVDQTSHMFITGPDVIKTVTGEDVGFEELGGARTHNTASGVAHHMAGDEKDAIEYVKQLLSYLPSNNLSEPPVFPEEADLALNDEDRELDTLVPDSANQPYDIRTVVEHVLDDAEFFETQALFAPNMVTGLGRVEGRPVGVVANQPMQFAGCLDIDASEKAARFVRTCDAFNIPVLTFVDVPGFLPGVDQEHTGIIRRGAKLIYAYAEATVPLITVITRKAFGGAYDVMGSKHLGADLNLAWPTAQIAVMGAQGAVNILHRRTLAEAEANGEDVEAVRARLIQEYEDTLLNPYVAAERGYVDAVIMPSDTRAHIVRGLRQLRTKRESLPPKKHGNIPL
- a CDS encoding acyl-CoA carboxylase epsilon subunit, whose protein sequence is MNIKVVRGNPTPEELAAALAVVRVRAAAAAATPSGAEGPRDAWSDPNRIASARVPVPGPASWTRTYWPG
- the mmpB gene encoding morphogenic membrane protein MmpB, which encodes MLWSDPEDEPPEDLREAQDMLRRLGFLMAVAMILAMLVIGLR
- a CDS encoding Maf family protein — protein: MTAKRRRRLVLASQSPARLGLLRQAGLEPEVIVSGVDEDAVTAPTPAELALALAEAKASVVAARPEVQGALVIGCDSVLELDGQALGKPADAEEATARWKAMRGRAGTLQTGHCIWDTEAKRYVAGIASTVVHFGEPSDEEIAAYVASGEPLYVAGAFTLDGRSAPFIEGIDGDHGNVIGISLPLVRKLLAELGIGITELWASAG